From Calorimonas adulescens:
TGAATAATCAAACTCTGCTGCCTGACCTATTACAATAGGTCCCGAACCTATAACCAATACCTTGCTTATTCCATCTTTAACTGGCAAAATAACATCCCCCTATGCAATATACCTCATAAATTCTTCAAAAAGATACATAGAATCACCGGGCCCCGGCGATGCCTCCGGGTGATACTGCACAGAAAATATAGGCAGGTACTTGTGCCTTATCCCTTCCACTGTGTTATCATTTAAATTTATGTGGGTAACCTCCACATCGTCTCCAAGGCTTTTTTCATCCACAGCATACCCATGATTCTGTGATGTTATATAAATCTTACCAGACCGCAAATCCTTTACAGGATGGTTTGACCCCCTGTGACCATATTTAAGCTTATACGTATCGGCACCTAAAGCCAGAGATATAACCTGATGTCCCAAACAAATACCAAGTATTGGAATCTGCCTTTTTAGCTCAGCCACCAAACTTATTGCCTCAACAGCATCTTTAGGATCTCCAGGACCGTTGCTCAAAAACAGAGCATCGGGTTTTGACTCCATAACCTGTGACGCTGTAGCATTATAAGGGAAAACACTTATTTGAAAGTCGAAATGTGAAAAACATTTTAATATATTGCGTTTGATGCCAAGGTCAATCACCGCCACGCGTTTACCTTTGCCCTCTATGGTGTACGGTTTTTTCACGCTTACCTCTTTCAGCAATTCCACTTCCCCTTCAAGGAATAAATCTTTAATTCTTTGTTCATTTATATCCTTTATATCAGTTGTTATAAAGCCCTTCATGGTACCAGAAGATCGGATTTTTTTAACCAGTGAGCGGGTGTCAATCCCCGAAATACCTGAAACGCAATGGGCTTTGAGATAATCTCCTAAAGTCATGCAAGAGCGAAAATTTACAGGCTTATCCTCAACTTTTTTTACAACAAAGCCCCTTACTCTGGGCCCATCCGACTGGGAATCATCATCGTTTATGCCGTAATTTCCTATAAGAGGGTAGGTCATCACCACAATCTGACCTGCATAAGAGGGGTCCGTCAGTATCTCCTGATAGCCCGTCATTCCAGTATTAAATACAACTTCTCCCCTCGTAAAATCACTGGCTCCAAAGGCTTCTCCTTTGTACACTGTGCCGTCCTCCAACACCAGAAAAGCTTTCATATTCAAACCCCCATTTCTTTTAGTACATCATCTAACACATCTATAGCTTTATCTATTTCCGTTCTTGTGATAATAAGAGGTGGCACCATCCTGACCACCCTGTGTCCTGCCGACAGCAGCAAAAGGCCTTTTTGCATCGCTTTATTTACAATACCTGTTACCTCCTGCATGTTAAATTCCACACCTATCATTAAACCTTTGCCCCTTATCTCACTTATAACAGGATGTATCTGTTTAAGTTGCAAAAGACCGGCTTTTAAATAATCCCCCATTTCTCTGGCATTATCAATCACCCCTCCCAAAAGTTCTTTCATAACCGCAACTCCTGCTGCACAAGCAACTGGATTGCCGCCAAATGTGGAGGCGTGATCTCCTGGCTTAAAAGCTGAGGCAACTTTATCAGTAGCAATCATGGCACCCAGTGGCAAGCCACCTGCAATTGCTTTGGCCAGTGTCATAATATCAGGCTGTACTCCATAATGCTGATAGGCAAACAGTTTACCACTCCTGCCCATTCCACATTGAACCTCATCAAATATAAGCAGTAACCCCTTTTCGTCGCATAGTTTTCTTACCTGGTACAAATAATTTTCCTGTACTTCGTATACGCCCCCCTCCCCCTGTATTGGCTCAAGCATCACAGCACACGTATTTTCATCAATAGCAGCTTCTAAAGCCCGTATATCATTAAATGGTACATATTTAAACCCCTCCACTAAAGGTGCAAACCCATTATGGTACTTGGTCTGCCCTGTAGCTGTCAATGACCCCAGTGTCCTCCCGTGAAAAGACTGATGCATAGTTATGATTCCATATCTATTCTCGCCATAGTTTTCTTTGGAATATTTTCTAACAAGTTTTATTGAAGCTTCGTTGGCCTCAGTCCCACTGTTGCAAAAAAAGACTTTATCTCCAAAAGAATTCTCCACTAAAAGCCTGGCGAGTTCTGCTTGTGGTGCATTCCAGTAAAGATTAGAACAATGTATCATATTTTCAACCTGTTCTTTTATAGCTGCTACCACGGAAGGATGGCAATGGCCCAAATTGTTTACCGCTATACCTGCCACAAAGTCAAGATATTCTCTACCTTGATCATCGTATACTACTGCCCCTTTACCTCTCACCAGTACAAGTGGAAACCTAGAATAAGTATTCATTATATAATCTTTGCCAATCTGAATATAATCCATTTTTTGTCCTCCTTAACGTACGATCACTGTTCCTATTCCACTATCTGTAAATATCTCCAGAAGCATAGAATGAGGTATACGGCCGTCGGTTATATGAGTCTTTTTCACGCCCTTTTTAATGGCATTTATGCAGCACAGTACCTTTGGAATCATTCCACCATCTATAACTCCTTCATTTACGTAATCCAGTGCAGTTTTTATATCCAGAGAAGATATCAAAGAATCCTTATTCCCGTAGTCTTTGTATATTCCTTCTACGTCGGTCAGCATTATAAGCTTTTCGGCCCCAAGGCTTCCAGCTATCTCACCCGCTACCGTATCAGCGTTTATGTTATAAGTCTCACCGTCTTCCCCTATGGCCACAGGCGATATAACCGGTATATAATCCTCTTTTATAAACAACTGGATTACTTCTGTGTTAACACTCTTAACATAACCCACCAATCCCAAATCACCATTAGATAGATCCTTATCCGCCGTCACCAGGCCACCATCTTTGCCACTTAGTCCAATGGCCTTCCCTCCACATCGGTTTATATAAGAGACTATTTCTTTGTTCACCTTACCTGTCAATACCATTTCCACTACTTCCATAGTCTCTTTATCTGTCATTCTAAAACCATTTACGAATTTCGGTTTTTTACCCAATTTCCCCAGCAAATCGTTGATTTCAGGACCACCACCGTGTACCACCACAGGATTTATACCTACCAACTTTAGAAACACCAGATCCTCCATAACCATATGCTTTAAACGTTCATCCGTCATCGCATTACCGCCATACTTTACAACAAAGATTTTCCCTCTGAAATTTTCAATGTAAGGTAGAGCTTCTATCAGTATATTGGCTTTTTCTATAGTTTCCATATGTTTATCTCCTTTACAATTGCTATTATGTTCTATAGCTACCGTTTATTTTTACATAATCATATGACAGGTCACATCCCCACGCTGTAGCATGACCGCATCCTTGTTTTAAATCAACAATCACCTTTATATCTTTTTCTTTTAGTAATTCTTTCGCTTTGTCCTCAGAAAAATCAATCCCCATACCATTCTGAGCTAGCATCAGCTCTCCTCCCTTACCGCTAATGTATATATCTACCAGATTCGGATCAAAATCTACTCCAGAATAACCTACAGCACATATAATCCTTCCCCAATTGGCATCTTCGCCAAATATCGCCGTTTTCACCAGATTTGACCGGGTTATAGATCTGGCAGCCATAACAGCACTAAGGTCGTCAGGGGCATTTTTAACCTCTACTTCCATAAACTTAGTAGCACCCTCACCATCTTTTACCATCATTTTAGCCAGTTCCACACACACTATTTCTAACCCTCTATAGAACTCATCAAAATCCTCTGTTTCCTGCTCAATTAACCTGTTGCCGGCCAAACCGTTAGCAAATATAACGGCCATATCATTGGTACTGGTATCTCCGTCTACACTTATCATATTGAAAGACCTGGCAGTGGCAAGCCTAAGAGCTTTTTCCAATGCATCCTCTTTGATTCTGGCATCAGTAGAAATAAAGCACAGCATAGTTGCCATATTGGGGTGTATCATTCCCGAGCCCTTTGCCATTGCACCTATTGTAATCTTTTTCCCACCAATGTTCATTGATACAGTCACTTCTTTTTTAAATGTATCAGTAGTCATAATTGCGCAGGCGGCATCACTCCCGCCTTCCTTGCTTACAGTACTGCAACACTTAACTATTCCATCTCTCACCTTATCCATAGGCATTTTGACCCCTATAACTCCTGTAGATGCTACCACCACATCTTCCACGCCGCATTTCAGTTGCTTGGCGGTCAATTCAGCCATCTCTTTTGCGTCTTTCAAACCATCCTCACCGGTACATGCATTGGCATTTCCACTGTTGACCACAATCGCCTGTGCTTTTCTGTTCTTCAAGTTTTCCATTGTTACTTTCAACGGCGCTGCTTTTACCTTGTTTGTGGTAAAAACCCCTGCAGCGGCAGCCGGCACACGGGAATATACTACAGCAATATCTTTTTTACACTTTTTTATTCCACAATGAACTCCTGACGCCAAAAAACCCTCTGGAGCTGTAATACCACCCTTATTGAATATAATATCCATATACGCTCTCCTCTCATCACCATTTCCCTTAAGTTTAAGTTATGGATAAATTGCCGGTAAGTTTAATCCAGTGTCTTCCGGCAGCCCAAAAAGGTTATTCATATTTTGAACAGCTTGCCCCGAAGCTCCTTTAACAAGATTATCTATAGCAGATACTATAATTAACTTACCCGTATGCTCATCATAAGCTAAACCAATGTGGCAATTATTTGACCCATAAGTGTCTTTTGTTCGCGGGAATTGGCCATCGTCCAGTATTTTAACGAAAGATTCGTTACTATAGAATTCTTCGAAAGCTTCCCTTACTATATATAAGGTAATACCATCTCTTAATTCACAGTATATAGTGCTTAGAATTCCTCTTGTCATGGGCACCAGATGAGGTGTAAAAGTCACTTTTATGTTAGATTCAGAAAGATAACTTAGCTCCTGCTCAATCTCCGGCGTGTGCCTGTGACAAGCTACACCATAGGCTTTTACACTCTCATTGCACTCTGCATATAGATTAGCAAAGGATGGTTTATGACCTGCACCAGATACACCCGATTTAGAATCGATGATTATACCTTCTGTTTTTATGAGGCCATACCTTAACCCAGGAGCCAGCCCTAAAATTACACTAGTAGGATAACATCCAGGATTGGCCACCACATTAACGTCTTTCATCTCCATCCTGTGAATCTCCGGAAGACCGTATATTCTTTTTACTTTCTGATCTATAAGTGGAACAGGCCCATACCATTTTTCATATACAGAAAAGTCGTTAAAGCGAAAATCGGCACTTAAATCTATGAGCTTTTTATTCTTAGCCACAACCTCGTTAGCCAAACCATAGGCATGACCATTGGGCAATGCAGAAAAAATCACATCGGATTTTCTTATAATCTCTGCTTCGCACAGTTCATCGAATCTTAAATTAATATATCCTTTCAAACTGGGGTATAAGTCACTATATTCTCTACCCTCATGATTATTAGATGTGATACCTACTATATCTACCTCAGGATGTAAAGACAATATCCTTATTAGTTCCACTCCTGTATATCCTGAAGCGCCAACAATACCTACTTTTATCATATAGAACCCCGCTTTCCTATTTATTCTTTACAAGTTGTACTGTAATCCCTATCTTGATACAATAACCTCAAATTTAATACCTATGTATTCAAGAAACAGTAATGTTAGGCAAAACCTCCGTTTCGCATAAATAATATTTTTTTTGCATAATAATTCATCATTTATTATATTATAATCGGTGCCAGGCAAAAATGCAATATTTTCTTGCATAAAAATAACAGTGTAAAACATATCACTTTTTAAATTACGTTATCTTTCAAAACTCCTTCACAGAACCTGCCAAGTATCACTTGTCCTGTGATTGATGATTGATATAACTTTCAATGTTTATTTGCATTTTGTTATATGAAGGTTGTAAAAAAGGAAAAATTTAGATTTGATCACGAATGGTAATTTTATATACTTTCAGCCCTATCAATATACTGACAAGACTGAAAGTAAGGTTTTTATGAAAGCAGATAGAACAGATTTGAACTCCTGACAATTCAAATATATATAATAGTGCCGCTCAGATAATTTAATGTTTATAACCAAAATTAGAGTCGAGATTAAGAACGCTGGCAGCATATATTGATTCAGCTGTTAAAAAACATAAAATTACGGTATGATCTGGCTGACAAATTTTCCGGAAATCACACCATAAATGGAATAATTCATTTATTACATCATTCCCCTAAAGTTTTTATTTTGTGGTCATAGATGTATTTTATAAAAATACTGCAAAATATTAAAGCCGAAACTTCCGCTATAGGAAAAGCCCACCAGACTGCATTTAACGAACCAGTCCTGGATAGTAAATACGCCGCTGGCAAAAGTACAATAAGCTGCCTTATTATTGATACAATCAGGCTCATCATTCCATTCCCCAGTGCCTGAAATACAGACATAATAACTATACAATACCCAGCAAATAAAAAACTGAAACTAATTGTACGCAGTGCTGGCACTCCAATTGTCAGCATATCGTCGGAGGCATTAAACAGTAGAAGCAGTTTATCCGGGAAAAGCTGAAAAACAGTCAGGCCAATTAACATAATGCAAACTGCATAGAGCACACTCAACTTGATAGTCTCTGTAATGCGCTCTTTCTTTTTGGCACCAAAATTATAAGAGATGATAGGTACCATACCATTATTAAGCCCAAAAACCGGCATAAACACGAAGCTCTGCAGCTTGAAATACACGCCAAATACTGCAGTAGCCGTGGCCGTAAACCCCATAAGGATTTTGTTTATACTATAGTTCATAAGAGAACCAATTGTCATCATAATTATTGACGGAATACCAACATAATAGATCTCCTTTATAACCTCACCATCTGGTCTAAAATCCCTGAACGAGAGAATGATCTCATGATTTTTTGAGATATTGAAATAAATAGCCAGCATCATAGCAGTGGTCTGTCCAATTACTGTGGCTACAGCTGCACCAGTCACCCCCATCTTTGGAAACCCAAAATATCCAAAAATAAGAATTGGATCCAGAATGATATTGACTATAGCACCGGATGACTGTGTAACCATAGTATAAATAGTTTTCCCAGTAGATTGCAGGAGTCGTTCAAATGTTAGCTGTCCGATAAGGGCAAAAGAAAATCCAGTACAGATGCCAAGATATTCTCGCCCGTACTTAATGATTTCACTAATACCAGTTTGCGATTTAAAAAAAGGCTGTACACCAAAAAAGCCAAACACTATAAACACAATACAGCTTAGCAAACCCAAAAAAATGCCATTGTTAGCGGCCTTACTGGCCTTTTCAGTGTTTC
This genomic window contains:
- the carA gene encoding glutamine-hydrolyzing carbamoyl-phosphate synthase small subunit is translated as MKAFLVLEDGTVYKGEAFGASDFTRGEVVFNTGMTGYQEILTDPSYAGQIVVMTYPLIGNYGINDDDSQSDGPRVRGFVVKKVEDKPVNFRSCMTLGDYLKAHCVSGISGIDTRSLVKKIRSSGTMKGFITTDIKDINEQRIKDLFLEGEVELLKEVSVKKPYTIEGKGKRVAVIDLGIKRNILKCFSHFDFQISVFPYNATASQVMESKPDALFLSNGPGDPKDAVEAISLVAELKRQIPILGICLGHQVISLALGADTYKLKYGHRGSNHPVKDLRSGKIYITSQNHGYAVDEKSLGDDVEVTHINLNDNTVEGIRHKYLPIFSVQYHPEASPGPGDSMYLFEEFMRYIA
- a CDS encoding acetylornithine transaminase, whose translation is MDYIQIGKDYIMNTYSRFPLVLVRGKGAVVYDDQGREYLDFVAGIAVNNLGHCHPSVVAAIKEQVENMIHCSNLYWNAPQAELARLLVENSFGDKVFFCNSGTEANEASIKLVRKYSKENYGENRYGIITMHQSFHGRTLGSLTATGQTKYHNGFAPLVEGFKYVPFNDIRALEAAIDENTCAVMLEPIQGEGGVYEVQENYLYQVRKLCDEKGLLLIFDEVQCGMGRSGKLFAYQHYGVQPDIMTLAKAIAGGLPLGAMIATDKVASAFKPGDHASTFGGNPVACAAGVAVMKELLGGVIDNAREMGDYLKAGLLQLKQIHPVISEIRGKGLMIGVEFNMQEVTGIVNKAMQKGLLLLSAGHRVVRMVPPLIITRTEIDKAIDVLDDVLKEMGV
- the argB gene encoding acetylglutamate kinase, yielding METIEKANILIEALPYIENFRGKIFVVKYGGNAMTDERLKHMVMEDLVFLKLVGINPVVVHGGGPEINDLLGKLGKKPKFVNGFRMTDKETMEVVEMVLTGKVNKEIVSYINRCGGKAIGLSGKDGGLVTADKDLSNGDLGLVGYVKSVNTEVIQLFIKEDYIPVISPVAIGEDGETYNINADTVAGEIAGSLGAEKLIMLTDVEGIYKDYGNKDSLISSLDIKTALDYVNEGVIDGGMIPKVLCCINAIKKGVKKTHITDGRIPHSMLLEIFTDSGIGTVIVR
- the argJ gene encoding bifunctional ornithine acetyltransferase/N-acetylglutamate synthase, with amino-acid sequence MDIIFNKGGITAPEGFLASGVHCGIKKCKKDIAVVYSRVPAAAAGVFTTNKVKAAPLKVTMENLKNRKAQAIVVNSGNANACTGEDGLKDAKEMAELTAKQLKCGVEDVVVASTGVIGVKMPMDKVRDGIVKCCSTVSKEGGSDAACAIMTTDTFKKEVTVSMNIGGKKITIGAMAKGSGMIHPNMATMLCFISTDARIKEDALEKALRLATARSFNMISVDGDTSTNDMAVIFANGLAGNRLIEQETEDFDEFYRGLEIVCVELAKMMVKDGEGATKFMEVEVKNAPDDLSAVMAARSITRSNLVKTAIFGEDANWGRIICAVGYSGVDFDPNLVDIYISGKGGELMLAQNGMGIDFSEDKAKELLKEKDIKVIVDLKQGCGHATAWGCDLSYDYVKINGSYRT
- the argC gene encoding N-acetyl-gamma-glutamyl-phosphate reductase, which codes for MIKVGIVGASGYTGVELIRILSLHPEVDIVGITSNNHEGREYSDLYPSLKGYINLRFDELCEAEIIRKSDVIFSALPNGHAYGLANEVVAKNKKLIDLSADFRFNDFSVYEKWYGPVPLIDQKVKRIYGLPEIHRMEMKDVNVVANPGCYPTSVILGLAPGLRYGLIKTEGIIIDSKSGVSGAGHKPSFANLYAECNESVKAYGVACHRHTPEIEQELSYLSESNIKVTFTPHLVPMTRGILSTIYCELRDGITLYIVREAFEEFYSNESFVKILDDGQFPRTKDTYGSNNCHIGLAYDEHTGKLIIVSAIDNLVKGASGQAVQNMNNLFGLPEDTGLNLPAIYP
- a CDS encoding MATE family efflux transporter, with product MENVLERQDENKMGIMPVNKLLITMSVPMIISMLVQALYNIVDSIFVAQINENALTAVSLAFPVQSFMIAIVNGTGVGINALLSKSLGERNTEKASKAANNGIFLGLLSCIVFIVFGFFGVQPFFKSQTGISEIIKYGREYLGICTGFSFALIGQLTFERLLQSTGKTIYTMVTQSSGAIVNIILDPILIFGYFGFPKMGVTGAAVATVIGQTTAMMLAIYFNISKNHEIILSFRDFRPDGEVIKEIYYVGIPSIIMMTIGSLMNYSINKILMGFTATATAVFGVYFKLQSFVFMPVFGLNNGMVPIISYNFGAKKKERITETIKLSVLYAVCIMLIGLTVFQLFPDKLLLLFNASDDMLTIGVPALRTISFSFLFAGYCIVIMSVFQALGNGMMSLIVSIIRQLIVLLPAAYLLSRTGSLNAVWWAFPIAEVSALIFCSIFIKYIYDHKIKTLGE